The following proteins are co-located in the Pseudomonas sp. DY-1 genome:
- a CDS encoding TonB-dependent receptor, translating into MSPDSSRKTPRTQRWLPLSLAIALAVGSLGAEAAERTEVHIPAQSLAGALGQLGKQTSLQLFFSPDLVAGKQAPAVDGNLLPEEVLATLLQGSGLTFDLTDGTAILRRVSSEEQGASAMELPASSITVVGDWLGTAEDAVVQNHPGARTVVRREAMVEKGAMNVRDALRAVPGVQVQESNGTGGSDIALNLGVRGLTSRLSPRSTVLIDGVPAAFAPYGQPQLSMAPISIGNLDSIDVVRGAGSVRYGPQNVGGVINFVTRAIPEKFSGEVGTTMEDTAHGGWKYLNNAFLGGTADNGIGAALLYSGVNGDGYRDGNNNNDIDDVMLKTHWAPTEQDDISLNFHYYDATADMPGGLTQAQYDDNPFQSDRDWDDFSGRRKDVSLKYLRQIDDVTQFEVLTYYSDSFRGSHIASRDKAFLSSFPRSYYTYGFEPRVSRIFFAGDSTHEVGVGYRYLKEAMHEETSRVRLVNNVPTPTTGPSADGHVYQDRTGGTEANAFYIDDKIDVGNWTITPGVRFESINTDWHDRPVRGTNGVPVQEKNRSKDYNEPLPAISVMYHLSDAWKLFANYETSFGSLQYFQIGQGGIGDSTANGLEPEKAKTYEVGTRYNGDTWGGEATLFYIDFDHELQYISNDVGWTNLGATKHQGLELSGHYNLDELLSGLSLTGTYTFTRATYEGDIPGFKTRDLPFYSRHVANVGLRYQVDRWTYNFDGYAQSGQRAPGTGIDANGNFTGDYITEPTADGQFGDIPGYVTWSARGAYDFGEQLSNLKLGVGVKNIFDKQYFTRSSDNNAGIYVGQPRTWYIQASVGF; encoded by the coding sequence GTGTCGCCAGATTCCTCCCGCAAGACTCCCCGCACACAACGCTGGCTGCCCCTGAGCCTGGCCATCGCCCTGGCTGTCGGCAGCCTCGGCGCTGAAGCTGCCGAGCGCACTGAAGTCCATATTCCCGCGCAATCCCTGGCCGGGGCCCTGGGGCAACTGGGCAAGCAGACGTCGCTACAGCTGTTCTTCAGCCCTGACCTGGTGGCCGGCAAGCAGGCTCCCGCAGTGGATGGCAACCTGCTGCCGGAAGAAGTCCTCGCGACCTTGCTGCAAGGCAGTGGCCTGACCTTCGACCTCACCGACGGTACCGCCATCCTGCGTCGCGTCTCCAGCGAAGAGCAGGGCGCTTCGGCGATGGAACTGCCAGCTTCGAGCATCACCGTCGTAGGTGACTGGTTGGGTACTGCCGAAGATGCCGTGGTGCAGAACCATCCCGGAGCCCGCACCGTGGTGCGCCGCGAGGCGATGGTCGAGAAGGGCGCAATGAACGTGCGTGACGCCTTGCGCGCGGTACCCGGCGTGCAGGTCCAGGAGTCCAACGGTACCGGCGGCAGCGATATTGCCCTCAACCTCGGGGTGCGCGGCCTGACTTCGCGTCTTTCCCCGCGCTCCACTGTACTGATCGACGGTGTGCCGGCCGCCTTCGCTCCCTATGGCCAGCCGCAGCTGTCGATGGCACCGATCTCCATCGGTAACCTCGACAGCATCGACGTGGTCCGGGGCGCTGGCTCCGTGCGCTATGGCCCGCAGAACGTTGGCGGCGTAATCAACTTCGTGACCCGCGCCATCCCGGAGAAGTTCTCCGGCGAAGTCGGCACCACCATGGAAGACACCGCCCACGGTGGCTGGAAGTACCTCAACAACGCTTTTCTCGGCGGTACCGCCGACAACGGCATCGGCGCCGCGCTGCTCTACTCGGGCGTGAACGGTGACGGTTACCGCGACGGCAACAACAACAACGACATCGACGACGTCATGCTCAAGACCCACTGGGCGCCTACCGAGCAGGACGACATCTCGCTGAACTTCCATTACTACGATGCCACCGCCGACATGCCGGGCGGCCTCACCCAGGCGCAGTACGATGACAACCCATTCCAGTCCGACCGCGACTGGGATGACTTCAGTGGCCGTCGCAAGGACGTCTCGCTGAAGTACCTGCGCCAGATCGACGACGTCACCCAGTTCGAAGTCCTGACCTACTACAGCGACAGCTTCCGTGGCAGCCATATCGCCAGCCGCGACAAGGCTTTCCTGAGCTCCTTCCCGCGCAGCTACTACACCTACGGCTTCGAGCCGCGTGTTTCGCGCATCTTTTTCGCCGGTGACAGCACTCACGAAGTGGGTGTTGGCTATCGCTACCTGAAGGAAGCCATGCACGAAGAGACCAGCCGCGTGCGTTTGGTGAACAACGTGCCGACGCCCACTACCGGCCCATCGGCAGACGGTCACGTCTACCAGGACCGCACCGGTGGAACCGAGGCCAATGCCTTCTACATCGACGACAAGATCGATGTCGGCAACTGGACCATCACCCCCGGAGTGCGCTTCGAGAGCATCAACACCGACTGGCATGACCGCCCGGTGCGCGGCACCAACGGTGTGCCGGTGCAGGAGAAGAACCGCAGCAAGGATTACAACGAGCCGCTGCCGGCTATCAGCGTGATGTATCACCTCTCCGATGCCTGGAAGCTGTTCGCCAACTACGAGACCTCGTTCGGCAGCCTGCAGTATTTCCAGATCGGCCAGGGCGGCATCGGCGACAGTACTGCCAATGGCCTGGAGCCTGAGAAGGCCAAGACCTACGAGGTCGGTACACGTTACAACGGCGACACCTGGGGCGGCGAAGCGACGCTGTTCTACATCGACTTCGACCATGAGCTGCAGTACATCAGCAACGACGTGGGCTGGACCAACCTGGGCGCCACCAAGCACCAGGGCCTGGAATTGTCCGGCCACTACAACCTGGATGAACTGCTTTCCGGCCTGAGCCTGACCGGCACCTACACCTTCACCCGTGCCACCTACGAAGGCGACATCCCGGGCTTCAAGACCCGTGACCTGCCGTTCTACTCGCGTCATGTGGCCAACGTCGGCCTGCGTTACCAGGTCGATCGCTGGACCTACAACTTCGACGGCTACGCCCAGTCCGGCCAACGCGCACCGGGCACCGGTATCGATGCCAACGGCAACTTCACCGGCGACTACATCACTGAACCGACCGCCGATGGCCAGTTCGGCGACATCCCCGGCTACGTGACCTGGAGCGCCCGCGGTGCCTATGACTTTGGCGAACAGCTGTCCAACCTGAAGCTGGGTGTGGGGGTGAAGAACATCTTCGACAAGCAGTACTTCACCCGTTCCAGCGACAACAACGCGGGCATCTACGTCGGCCAGCCGCGCACCTGGTACATCCAGGCCAGCGTAGGGTTCTGA
- the prpD gene encoding 2-methylcitrate dehydratase — MSSNVDLNQRPPYDPVIETIADYVLNYRVESAEALDTARNCLMDSLGCALMALRFPECSKLLGPLVEGTQVPQGARVPGTAYRMDPVKAAWDLGAMIRWLDFNDTWLAAEWAHPSDNLGGILAVADHLSQRRVARGESPLSMRLVLEAMVKAHEIQGVMALENSFNRVGLDHVVLVKLASTAVCAWLMGASREQMLSAISHALVDGQALRTYRHAPNAGSRKSWAAGDATSRGVRLADIAMRGEMGVPGVLSAPQWGFYDVSYSHTNKDLATKPLEKHHFSLPQAFGSYVMENILFKVSYPAEFHGQTACEAAVRLHPLVRNRITEIDRIVITTQESAIRIISKEGALANAADRDHCLQYMTAVALAYGDLTAEHYEDDFHQSHPIIDRLRECMEVVEDPRYSREYLEADKRSIANAVQVFYKDGRHTEKVEVEYPMGHRRRRNEGMPLLENKYKASLATRFAPHRCAQILTLCKDQAALEAMPVDRFVELFVG, encoded by the coding sequence ATGAGCAGCAACGTTGACCTGAACCAGCGACCACCCTACGACCCGGTGATCGAGACCATTGCGGACTACGTGCTGAATTACCGGGTGGAGTCTGCGGAGGCGCTGGACACGGCCCGCAACTGCCTGATGGACAGCCTCGGTTGCGCACTGATGGCATTGCGCTTTCCCGAGTGCTCCAAGTTGCTCGGACCACTGGTCGAAGGTACCCAGGTTCCCCAGGGTGCAAGGGTGCCGGGCACCGCCTACCGGATGGACCCGGTCAAAGCGGCCTGGGACCTTGGCGCGATGATCCGTTGGCTGGACTTCAACGACACCTGGCTGGCAGCGGAGTGGGCGCACCCGTCCGACAACCTGGGTGGCATCCTTGCGGTGGCCGACCACCTGTCGCAAAGGCGCGTGGCCAGGGGCGAGTCGCCGCTGAGCATGCGCCTGGTGCTGGAGGCCATGGTCAAGGCCCATGAGATACAGGGCGTCATGGCCCTGGAGAATTCCTTCAACCGCGTCGGGCTGGATCACGTGGTGCTGGTCAAGCTGGCGTCCACCGCGGTCTGCGCCTGGTTGATGGGCGCCAGTCGCGAGCAGATGCTCTCGGCCATCTCCCATGCCCTGGTGGATGGCCAGGCCCTGCGCACCTACCGCCATGCGCCAAATGCCGGTTCGCGCAAGTCGTGGGCGGCGGGTGATGCCACCAGTCGGGGAGTACGCCTGGCCGATATCGCCATGCGGGGCGAGATGGGTGTCCCCGGCGTGCTCAGTGCACCCCAATGGGGCTTCTACGACGTGTCCTATAGCCACACCAACAAGGACCTGGCCACCAAGCCACTGGAAAAACACCACTTCAGCCTGCCGCAGGCGTTTGGCAGCTACGTGATGGAAAACATCTTGTTCAAGGTCAGCTATCCCGCCGAATTCCACGGCCAGACAGCCTGCGAAGCGGCGGTGCGGTTGCACCCCCTGGTGCGCAATCGCATCACGGAGATCGACCGCATCGTCATCACCACCCAGGAATCGGCCATTCGCATCATTTCCAAGGAAGGCGCCCTGGCCAACGCAGCCGACCGCGACCATTGCCTGCAGTACATGACTGCGGTTGCCCTGGCCTACGGCGACCTGACGGCCGAGCACTACGAAGATGACTTCCACCAGTCCCATCCGATCATCGACCGCCTGCGCGAATGCATGGAGGTGGTCGAAGACCCACGTTACAGCCGTGAGTACCTGGAGGCGGACAAGCGGTCCATCGCCAATGCCGTGCAGGTTTTCTACAAGGACGGCCGTCACACCGAGAAGGTGGAGGTTGAGTACCCCATGGGCCATCGTCGCCGGCGCAATGAGGGCATGCCG